The following proteins come from a genomic window of Salvia hispanica cultivar TCC Black 2014 chromosome 4, UniMelb_Shisp_WGS_1.0, whole genome shotgun sequence:
- the LOC125220328 gene encoding uncharacterized protein LOC125220328 yields MDFAETIADCQLLDVGANGSKFTWARGDTLERLDRVLIGEGWANLFESTRVSNLPRILSDHCPLLIRCQIPGPRAKPSFRFQNMWVRHSSFLKEVERSWREETGTSGMINIQIKLSRLKKNLRIWNRVVFGNIFEKVRKAEVEAKKATERYDQNPAPELRSEMQRWLRNSY; encoded by the coding sequence ATGGATTTTGCGGAGACAATTGCGGACTGCCAGCTCCTGGATGTGGGCGCTAATGGTTCTAAATTCACTTGGGCAAGGGGGGATACTTTGGAGAGGCTGGACCGAGTTCTTATTGGTGAAGGATGGGCGAACCTGTTCGAATCCACGAGAGTTTCGAATCTCCCTAGAATTCTGTCTGATCATTGCCCGCTTTTGATAAGGTGTCAGATACCAGGACCTCGAGCTAAGCCATCCTTTCGGTTTCAAAATATGTGGGTACGGCATTCCTCGTTTTTGAAGGAAGTGGAACGGAGCTGGAGGGAGGAAACAGGTACTAGCGGTATGATCAATATCCAAATCAAGCTCAGCCGGCTTaagaaaaatttaagaatCTGGAACCGTGTGGTCTTTGGtaacatttttgaaaaagtaaGGAAAGCCGAGGTGGAGGCTAAGAAAGCCACGGAAAGATATGATCAGAATCCCGCTCCTGAGTTGAGATCAGAAATGCAGAGATGGCTGCGGAATTCTTACTAA
- the LOC125220327 gene encoding uncharacterized protein LOC125220327: MEEDFWCQKAALKWVAEGDRNTRFFQGWVKQKWVKSRILAIEDGNQTLTEEADIRSSAESFFKGLLSEDVGVLEEPDLEILSTLPSHINTELLERAPSVEEVRNIVFSLNGESAAGPDGYSALFFQSCWEIIGDDVVAAVLDFFSGSPIPRGIAATLIVLIPKKDNPTQWPEFRPISLCNVMNKIISKLLASRMAPLLPLIIAPNQSGFIQGRLLSDNVLLAKELFHEIWKGVTSPNLALKLDMEKAYDRVQWPFLLKILRKMGFSDTWVRFIENCISPCWFSVLINGSVAGFFKSTRGLRQGDPISPSFFVLAANYLSRLLDRLILGRKELMYRTARYTMGISHLVYADDILIFSQAQSSAILEVKECLKHYMEVSGQKVNVGKSCFYLDKKHVAWAREVTEVMDPTKGALRQIEQVLARFLWGSCYTSRKTHWINWQRICLPTDEGGLGIRNLADSVMAFSLKLWWRFRNQESLWARLCGPNLSCPALKVNDLWMGDHWDEVKVRMLVEEEGLQEEIAEKILQTPFDRGVRDRGRWKLSGNGDFTTASAWDLVRKRAGKRLILEMIWGKNIGLSISMFLWRLLANRISVEAKMQWSGISLASKCRCRVESQIETRLHLFVNGEAARRVWQYFARWFPQVPPFMEVGENIKLRFRWWQRHLGIRAGGHLCTLIPYLILWFIWSERNENVHREKAFEVENVIRRVNSHLRNLVLAKLIGPEHWGSCCPQLDVMRGGARHVRRRKVVRVLWRPPDEGLEVALGLEAEVAALLLGVMIAKQQGGRVWIELDAERVVSWLASGKLGSADVCVDLLRIRKELLGMDWKVSHIFREGNKAADFLAEAGIQSGEQVLYTGVSAPSRVKALCRMDQIGLPNFRF, from the exons ATGGAGGAAGATTTTTGGTGTCAAAAAGCGGCTTTGAAGTGGGTGGCGGAGGGGGATAGAAATACAAGGTTCTTTCAAGGATGGGTGAAACAGAAATGGGTAAAATCTAGAATCCTAGCGATTGAGGATGGGAACCAGACCCTGACTGAAGAGGCAGATATTAGGAGTTCGGCAGAGAGTTTCTTCAAGGGCCTTCTTTCTGAAGATGTGGGAGTGTTAGAGGAGCCGGATCTGGAAATTCTTTCTACCCTCCCTTCCCACATTAATACAGAGTTGCTGGAGAGGGCACCCTCTGTGGAAGAGGTAAGGAATATTGTTTTTAGCTTAAATGGAGAAAGTGCCGCAGGGCCAGATGGGTATTCTGCTCTGTTTTTCCAGTCTTGCTGGGAGATAATTGGTGATGATGTGGTGGCAGCAGTGCTGGATTTTTTCTCGGGCTCCCCTATCCCACGAGGTATTGCGGCCACCTTAATAGTTCTAATTCCTAAGAAGGATAATCCTACACAATGGCCTGAGTTTAGGCCGATTAGCTTGTGCAATGTAATGAATAAAATCATATCCAAGCTTCTTGCCTCAAGGATGGCTCCTCTTCTTCCCCTGATCATTGCTCCTAATCAAAGTGGTTTCATTCAAGGGAGGTTGTTAAGTGATAATGTGCTTCTGGCTAAAGAACTGTTTCATGAAATCTGGAAGGGTGTGACTTCCCCGAATTTGGCTCTAAAGCTGGATATGGAGAAAGCTTATGATCGTGTTCAGTGGCCATTCTTACTGAAAATTCTTAGAAAAATGGGTTTCTCGGACACGTGGGTGAGGTTTATTGAAAATTGTATTTCTCCTTGCTGGTTCTCGGTTCTTATTAACGGGAGTGTGGCGGGTTTTTTCAAATCGACTCGAGGTCTCAGGCAAGGGGACCCGATTTCTCCCTCCTTTTTCGTTTTGGCAGCTAACTATCTTTCAAGGTTGCTTGACCGCCTCATTTTGGGGCGTAAGGAATTGATGTATCGCACAGCTAGATATACCATGGGGATCTCTCACTTGGTGTATGCAGATGATATACTTATCTTTTCGCAGGCTCAGAGCTCAGCAATCCTTGAAGTGAAAGAATGCTTGAAACATTACATGGAGGTTTCGGGACAGAAAGTGAATGTGGGAAAGAGCTGCTTTTATCTTGATAAGAAGCATGTCGCATGGGCAAGAGAAGTGACTGAG GTAATGGATCCTACAAAGGGTGCCTTGAGGCAGATAGAACAAGTGCTGGCCCGGTTTTTATGGGGGTCATGCTACACTTCTAGAAAGACTCATTGGATTAATTGGCAGAGAATTTGCCTACCCACTGATGAGGGGGGTTTGGGTATTCGCAACTTGGCAGACTCGGTGATGGCGTTTAGTCTCAAGTTGTGGTGGAGGTTCAGGAATCAGGAGTCTTTGTGGGCTC GTCTGTGTGGGCCGAATCTAAGCTGCCCAGCGTTGAAAGTTAATGATCTCTGGATGGGGGATCATTGGGATGAGGTGAAGGTTAGGATGCTTGTGGAGGAGGAGGGTTTGCAGGAGGAGATTGCCGAGAAAATTTTACAAACACCTTTTGATAGAGGGGTTCGAGATAGGGGAAGATGGAAGTTATCCGGTAATGGGGACTTTACAACAGCTTCGGCTTGGGATCTAGTCAGGAAAAGAGCAGGGAAGCGGTTGATCCTTGAAATGATATGGGGAAAAAACATTGGATTGTCCATCTCGATGTTCCTCTGGCGTCTCTTGGCGAATCGAATTTCGGTAGAGGCAAAGATGCAATGGAGTGGAATCTCGTTGGCTTCAAAGTGTAGATGCCGTGTCGAGTCGCAGATTGAGACAAGACTGCATTTATTTGTGAACGGGGAGGCGGCAAGGAGAGTGTGGCAATATTTTGCAAGGTGGTTTCCTCAAGTACCGCCGTTCATGGAGGTTGGGGAGAACATTAAGCTTAGGTTTAGGTGGTGGCAAAGACATTTGGGAATAAGAGCAGGTGGTCATTTATGTACGCTCATCCCCTATCTTATTTTGTGGTTTATTTGGTCggagagaaatgaaaatgttCATAGGGAGAAAGCCTTTGAAGTGGAGAATGTAATTAGGAGGGTTAATTCTCACTTGAGAAATCTGGTTTTGGCCAAACTGATAGGACCAGAACACTGGGGGAGCTGTTGCCCTCAATTGGATGTGATGAGGGGAGGGGCTCGTCATGTCCGAAGGAGGAAAGTTGTAAGGGTTCTGTGGAGACCTCCGGATGAGG GTCTAGAGGTGGCTTTGGGTTTGGAGGCTGAGGTCGCGGCTCTGCTTCTAGGTGTTATGATTGCTAAGCAACAGGGAGGCAGAGTGTGGATTGAGTTGGATGCAGAAAGGGTGGTAAGCTGGCTAGCCTCAGGTAAGCTCGGATCAGCGGATGTGTGCGTGGATTTGCTTAGGATCAGAAAGGAGTTGCTGGGAATGGACTGGAAAGTATCCCATATTTTTAGGGAAGGTAACAAAGCTGCGGATTTCCTTGCAGAGGCTGGAATCCAGTCCGGTGAACAGGTGCTTTACACGGGCGTGTCGGCTCCGTCTCGGGTAAAGGCTCTTTGCAGGATGGATCAGATCGGTCTGCCAAATTTTCGGTTTTGA